In Zonotrichia albicollis isolate bZonAlb1 chromosome 3, bZonAlb1.hap1, whole genome shotgun sequence, a single window of DNA contains:
- the CDC5L gene encoding cell division cycle 5-like protein: MPRIMIKGGVWRNTEDEILKAAVMKYGKNQWSRIASLLHRKSAKQCKARWYEWLDPSIKKTEWSREEEEKLLHLAKLMPTQWRTIAPIIGRTAAQCLEHYEFLLDKAAQRDNEEETADDPRKLKPGEIDPNPETKPARPDPIDMDEDELEMLSEARARLANTQGKKAKRKAREKQLEEARRLAALQKRRELRAAGIEIQKKRKKKRGVDYNAEIPFEKKPAPGFYDTSEENYQSLDADFRRLRQQDLDGELRSEREGRERKKDKQHMKRKKESDLPSAILQTSGVSEFTKKRSKLVLPAPQISDTELEEVVKVGQASEIARQTAEESGITNSASSTLLSEYNVTNNSIALRTPKTPAAQDRILQEAQNLMALTNVDTPLKGGLNTPLHESDFSGVTPQKQVVQTPNTVLSTPFRTPSQGSESLTPRGGLTPKPALGTTPGRTPLRDKLNINPEEGMADYSDPSYAKQMERESREHLRMGLMALPAPKNDFEIVLPENAEKELEEHEVDETFVEDAADIEARKQALREAERAKELKRMHKAVQKNLPRPSEVNETILRPLNVEPPLTDLQKSEELIKKEMITMLHFDLLHHPFGEQFTGKKGKGPGFGSNNAEHMAYLEQNPYEKFSKEDLKKAQDLLAQEMEVVKQGMGHGELSSEAYNQVWEECYSQVLYLPGQSRYTRANLASKKDRIESLEKRLEINRGHMTTEAKRAAKMEKKLKILLGGYQSRAMGLIKQLNDLWDQIEQAHLELRTFEELKKHEDAAIPRRLECLKEDVQRQQEREKELQQRFADFMLDKETFQAKY, from the exons GATGAAATTCTGAAAGCAGCTGTTATGAAATATGGCAAAAACCAGTGGTCTCGAATTGCCTCATTATTGCACAGGAAATCAGCAAAGCAGTGCAAAGCCAGATG GTACGAATGGCTGGACCCCAGCATCAAAAAGACAGAGTGGTctcgggaggaggaggagaagctgctgcACCTGGCCAAGCTGATGCCAACCCAGTGGAGAACCATTGCCCCCATCATTGGCAGAACTGCTGCACAGTGCTTGGAACACTATGAATTTCTGCT GGACAAAGCTGCTCAGAGAGACAATGAGGAAGAAACTGCTGATGATCCTCGGAAactgaaacctggagaaatCGATCCAAATCCAGAAACCAAACCTGCCAGGCCAGATCCCATTGACATGGATGAAG ATGAGCTTGAAATGCTGTCTGAGGCTCGAGCACGTCTGGCAAATACACAGGGAAAGAAGGCCAAGAGGAAAGCCAGGGAGAAGCAGCTGGAAGAAGCTCG ACGTCTTGCTGCTCTCCAGAAAAGACGAGAACTTCGCGCTGCTGGAATTGAGatccagaagaaaagaaaaaagaagagaggtGTGGATTACAATGCAGAAATTCCATTTGAAAAGAAGCCTGCCCCTGGTTTTTATGATACATCAGAAGAAAATTATCAGTCCCTGGatgcagatttcaggagactGCGTCAGCAAGACCTGGATGGAGAGTTAAGATC tgagagggagggaagagagCGCAAAAAGGACAAGCAGCACATGAAACGGAAAAAAGAGTCAGATTTGCCTTCAGCTATTCTGCAGACCAGTGGAGTGTCAGAATTTACCAAGAAAAGGAGTAAACTGgtgcttccagctcctcag ATATCTGATACAGAACTTGAAGAAGTTGTAAAAGTTGGCCAAGCAAGTGAGATTGCACGGCAAACTGCTGAGGAATCTGGAATCACAAACTCAGCTTCCAGCACTCTTCTGTCTGAATATAATGTAACCAACAACAGCATAGCTCTGAGGACTCCCaaaactccagcagcccaggacaGGATCCTGCAG GAGGCCCAGAATCTGATGGCTCTCACAAATGTGGATACTCCCCTGAAAGGAGGTCTTAATACTCCCTTGCATGAAAGTGACTTTTCAGGGGTAACACCACAGAAACAGGTTGTTCAGACTCCAAATACTGTGCTTTCCACACCTTTCAG AACACCCTCTCAGGGGTCGGAGAGTTTAACTCCTCGGGGAGGGCTGACTCCCAAACCTGCCCTTGGCACAACTCCTGGGAGAACTCCCCTGCGGGATAAACTGAACATCAACCCAGAGGAGGGAATGGCAGATTACAGTGACCCATCCTATGCAAAACAAATG GAGAGGGAGTCTCGGGAGCACCTGCGCATGGGGCTCATGGCCCTCCCTGCTCCAAAGAATGACTTTGAGATTGTTCTGcctgaaaatgcagaaaaggaACTTGAAGAACATGAAGTAGATGAAACCTTTGTAGAAGATGCTGCTGATATAGAAGCCCGCAAACAG GCTCTCCGAGAAGCAGAGCGTGCCAAGGAGCTGAAGAGGATGCACAAAGCTGTGCAGAAGAATCTACCACGGCCCTCAGAA GTTAATGAAACAATACTGAGACCCTTAAATGTGGAACCACCTCTAACAGACTTGCAGAAAAGTGAAGAACTCATAAAGAAAGAGATGATTACCATGCTTCATTTTGATCTTTTACACCATCCATTTGGAGAACAGTTTACTGGTAAGAAGGGCAAAGGCCCAGGATTTGGAAGCAACAATGCAGAGCACATGGCTTACCTGGAACAAAATCCCTATGAGAAGTTCTCCAAAGAGGATCTCAAGAAG GCACAGGATCTACTGGCACAAGAGATGGAGGTGGTAAAGCAAGGAATGGGGCATGGAGAGCTGTCAAGTGAAGCTTATAACCAGGTGTGGGAAGAATGTTACAGCCAAGTGTTGTACCTGCCTGGACAGAGCCGCTACACAAGGGCTAACCTGGCCAGCAAAAAGGACAGGATAGAATCACTTGAAAAGAGACTCGAG ATCAACAGAGGCCACATGACCACTGAAGCTAAGAGGGCTGCCAAGATGGAGAAGAAGCTGAAGATCCTCCTTGGTGGTTACCAGTCTCGAGCAATGGGGCTCATCAAGCAGCTGAATGATCTGTGGGACCAGATCGAGCAGGCCCACCTGGAGCTGCGCACCTTCGAGGAGCTGAAGAAGCACGAGGATGCTGCCATCCCTCGGAGACTGGAG TGTCTGAAGGAAGATGTGCAGCgacagcaggagagagaaaaggagctccagcagagatTTGCTGACTTCATGTTGGATAAAGAGACTTTTCAAGCAAAGTATTAA